TCGACGCCGTCAAAAGCGCGCTCGAGGTAGCCTGCCCGGCCGCCGTCTCCTGCGCCGACGCGCTCGCGCTCATGGCCAGGGACGCCGTCGCCCTCCTCGGCGGCAACCGCTACGACGTCGCGCTGGGGCGCCGTGACGGCACGCAATCCAACCCCTGGGAAGTCGACCTGCCCGCGCCCTTCACCAGGCTCGACGACGTCCTCGCCTACTTCGCCGCAAGGGGCTTCTCCGCCGAGGAGACCGTCGTGCTCTTCGGCGCCCACACCGTCGGCGGCGCGCACTGCTCCTCCTTCCGCTACCGCCTCACCAGGCCCGACGGCGCCATGGACGAGACCCTCCGCTGCGACATGCTCGACACCTGCGGCGCCGCCGACCTGCCGCTGGACACCGACCCGGCCACCTTCTTCGATCCAGACACGCCATTCACCGTCGACAACAACTACTACGCGCAGCTCATGAGCAACAGGACGCTGCTGCAGGTCGACCAGGAGGCCGCCACGCACCCCGACACCGCGCCGCACGTCGCCTACTACGCGGCCAGCCCCGACGCGTTCATGCAGAGGTTCTCCGAGGCCATGGCCAAGCTCAGCAACGTCGGCGTGCTCGAGGGCGACGCCGGCGAGGTCAGGAAGGTCTGCTCGAGGTACAACAATTGACTAGATTGATCAAGTACTACCCAAAGATCGAGCCAGCCAGAGCTCATCTACTACTTACTGATCAAGTGTTGCGTTGACGCCATGGCCCATGGACGACGACTGAGAGTTTGAAACAATATTATTAATTAGTTTTAGTAATTATTAAGGATTCTTTACCAGGTGTGTGTGGGGACTGGGGGTTGACCTTGATTAGCCTAAAGAAATTGTTCATCAGGTTGATAACGCTGTAATTTGTCAGGTGTACTGTGTCGAGATTAGTAACTAGCATTGATTCTTGGGGGAAGGGTACATGATGCTTCTTGTCTCCTATGCATACAGTGTTAATAAGCTGAGAAAAAGATCAAGTAGACAAGTACTCTTTGAGATCATGGTCCAACCAGTTAATAATCTCTCCAAAATAGTGTGTTCTCTAGCTCATACAATACAGGATATGTCCATTGATAGAATTGCTAGAAGCAATGCGGAAGGTTCTTCTTAAGGGAGTTGGTCAGTTGAATTCTGCAATGACATTAACTGTTGAAGTTATTAATTGAATCGGCATAAATGAATTTAACGATACAACATTAACTGGTATTGAAGAGGTGTATACAAATTGCAGAATGACCTTGTTACTGCGAAAGAATGGCTCATGAAGATTCTGCAATCCAGTGACAGAAAATCAACAATAAGAATTTCCACTTTCGAGTAAATGGGTAATATTGACTCCGTATTAAGAGGAGGGCACATAGTGCTATGAAAATTGCATTTAGAGTAATCTAACCCCATGTCCCCATATTATGATGTTGAAGACCGGAGATCTCAATATTGAAAAAAACGATGGGTAAATATAAATAATTTGACTCCGACAACCCATATATATGACACATATATTATGGAGTAAGTCAAGACCTGTTTGATGCTTTGATGCACAGgagtttaaaaaaaataaagagTAAGATACAGTGCCAGATCTTAAACTTGATTCGGGGTGTTTTTAGATCCCTAAACTTTTAAAATGCACATTCAAATCCTTAAACTTGCTAACCGTATTATGTGAGGTTCAAAT
The sequence above is drawn from the Panicum hallii strain FIL2 chromosome 7, PHallii_v3.1, whole genome shotgun sequence genome and encodes:
- the LOC112899437 gene encoding peroxidase 44-like, with product MERLHYTDPTLAPALIRLLFHDSFVHGCDASVLIVPTPRYSSERAAVPNHTLRGFGAVDAVKSALEVACPAAVSCADALALMARDAVALLGGNRYDVALGRRDGTQSNPWEVDLPAPFTRLDDVLAYFAARGFSAEETVVLFGAHTVGGAHCSSFRYRLTRPDGAMDETLRCDMLDTCGAADLPLDTDPATFFDPDTPFTVDNNYYAQLMSNRTLLQVDQEAATHPDTAPHVAYYAASPDAFMQRFSEAMAKLSNVGVLEGDAGEVRKVCSRYNN